DNA from Chloroherpetonaceae bacterium:
GGTAACAGCATTATCATGTGAAAGACCTGAGCCGTCAGCTAACTTAAACGATTTTGGGGAAAGTCGAACTTTATCAATTAAAAATCGAGAAACAATTTCAAGACCTTTCTCAATTGTACCCTCACCTAAGTATTCTGCACCAAGCGTACGTAAAACTTGATCTGCATAAAAATTATCAGATTCTTTATTCAGTACTTTTAGCATTTCTGTTAGAGGCAGTGAATAATAGGTGTAAATATGTTGCCAATTTGTACGATCAATTTTATATGAGTAATTAATTTTCTCAACTTCAGATTGAGTTTCACTGACAATTTGACGGATTTTAAGCTCTTTAAGTAATAAATTTGCACAATAGATATTTGGCTCAATTGTTGTCTTTTGGAGGTTTTTACCTCTCCTTAAACCATATCGAATTAATCGCTTTTTGCCATTTTTGGTTTTCACGTATCGGTATCGTGATACTTTTGCAACTTGATTTGCATCAGCTCTTTTAAAGTTTGCTACCGTAAAAAATTTAACGGGTTGATATTCATCATTTTCTTCTTTACCAAAATTTCCGACATAATAACTATTATCTAAAATTACTTCACCTGCAATTTGATGGATTCCCATTGAAACTAAAGTATCAACCCAAGATTGAACAATCTCATTCATCCTTTTATCAAAAAATCCAGAAAGGATTGGGTCTGCACTTCCCGAGAGAATTAGGTTGCCTTGCAAAACCCCATTTTGAATTGGTCCATCAATAAACAATTGAGTCTGTATTTGAAAATTAGGTCCAAGTTTAACAAGGGCAATAGCAGATGTTACAAGCTTCAGGTTTGATGCTGGCTTAAACAAATTTGTTGAATTTCTTTCGTAAACTAATTTACCATCTAAGGTTTGTATGGCCACACCAAACTTTCCTCTTCTAACAGTGCGTAAAATCTGATCAATCTTTCGAGAAGCTTCTTCTAATCTTTCGTCTTCAGACTCACCTGACAGAACAAAAGATGTAGAATGATTGCGTGAAGGCTTTTTCTTTCTTAAGTTTTCATCTAAGCTATTGCTAAGAAGAGATGTAGATGTGGTGAAAAGAAATAGTAAAATAAAAAGGATCTTTTCATTCCGGAAAAAATTCACAATCAGGTAGTGATTTATCATGTCAAAATGACTTAAATTCATTTCATAAATTTCTAAGTAGAGCCGAAATGTAAGAAAAAATAATAGAAAATAAAAAATATCGCTTTAATAAATGACAAAGAATATCCCTTTTAATAAAACCTATTTTATGTTGATTTTTTATCTGCTTCTTTGCGGAATCTTATTTCAAATAGCAAAAGGGTATCATTTGTTTAATTTTAAAGAAGGACAGCATTTGAGAAGAACATACAAAAAGCAAGAAGCTGTTTATTGTACTCACAACATTCATGTTTCTTATTTGAAAATCGCCATTGAAGGAAAAAATGGTATGATGAAAATTTCTTTCTTTAAAGACGATTTAACGCTTGCACTTCAATCATTTTCTCATGAATTCTCAAGTTTAGAGCCTTCTACTAAATTGGATAGTATCTTTAGATTATATCTCCGAAACAAACTCGAACTTGCAGTTTCAGGAAAATCTGTAAAACTTGGTATTATATCAAGTGGTGAAGAAGGAGATATGTGGTGGTATCAGTTAGAGTTTAATTCGAATTCGGAAATTAAAGAATTTGACATTTTGAATTCTTGTCTAATGGAACTCTATGACGATCAAAAGAACATTATTCAAGTTATGCACTTCCCTAAGGAAAAGACTTATTCCTATTATTGTATCGCGGGTTCAAATCGATATAGAGTAAAACTTGAATAGTGTCAGTCTCTGTTAAGGCAGATCATTTTGCAAAAAATTACTTAATCAATAGTTTACAAGTATTGCAATTTATAACTTGCATTGATCAATAAGAATAAAGAACATTTCCGAAATCAACCTAATAATCTTATGGCGTTTGCTGAACTTCAAGAAGAAAGAAAAAAAACTGCTAAGTCAAAATCTGGAGGAAAGACGAATCGTAACCTCTTAAAGCGATTTAGCAAGAATGAGTTGTTGGATATTTATATCCTGATGAATCAAGGAAGAAGAGTCGATGAAAAGCTTCTTATTATGCTAAAGCAAGGAAAGGCGTCTTTTCACATTGGTGTTTCAGGTCATGAAGCGGTTCAAATTGCAGTTGGTAAGCACCTGAAAGGTGGCTACGACTGGTCTTATCCATACTACCGAGACTTAGCTTTTTGTATGGCTTTAGGATTTACACTCGAAGAGGTAATGTTAGATTTTCTTGCAAAGGCTGAGGCACCAAGCACGGCGGGACGGCAAATGTACGCGCATTGGGGGCACAAAGACTTGAGAATTGTGTCACAATCATCTCCAACAGGTACTCAGTATCTACAGGCTGTTGGAACTGCAATTGCTTGTAAAAGGGAAAATATGAAGTTTGGAAGAGATGAAGTCGTCTATGTCTCAAGCGGCGAAGGAACAACTTCTCAAGGAGATTTTCATGAGGCACTCAACTGGGCTTCAAGAGACAAGCTTCCAGTATTATTTCTTATTCAAGATAATGGGTATGCGATTTCCGTTCCTATAGAAGAGCAAACTGCTGGAAACTCGGTATATAAGTTAACCTCGGGATATGAAGGGTTAACCCGCTTTGACTTAAATGGA
Protein-coding regions in this window:
- a CDS encoding DUF6702 family protein, producing MTKNIPFNKTYFMLIFYLLLCGILFQIAKGYHLFNFKEGQHLRRTYKKQEAVYCTHNIHVSYLKIAIEGKNGMMKISFFKDDLTLALQSFSHEFSSLEPSTKLDSIFRLYLRNKLELAVSGKSVKLGIISSGEEGDMWWYQLEFNSNSEIKEFDILNSCLMELYDDQKNIIQVMHFPKEKTYSYYCIAGSNRYRVKLE
- the dacB gene encoding D-alanyl-D-alanine carboxypeptidase/D-alanyl-D-alanine-endopeptidase; translation: MNLSHFDMINHYLIVNFFRNEKILFILLFLFTTSTSLLSNSLDENLRKKKPSRNHSTSFVLSGESEDERLEEASRKIDQILRTVRRGKFGVAIQTLDGKLVYERNSTNLFKPASNLKLVTSAIALVKLGPNFQIQTQLFIDGPIQNGVLQGNLILSGSADPILSGFFDKRMNEIVQSWVDTLVSMGIHQIAGEVILDNSYYVGNFGKEENDEYQPVKFFTVANFKRADANQVAKVSRYRYVKTKNGKKRLIRYGLRRGKNLQKTTIEPNIYCANLLLKELKIRQIVSETQSEVEKINYSYKIDRTNWQHIYTYYSLPLTEMLKVLNKESDNFYADQVLRTLGAEYLGEGTIEKGLEIVSRFLIDKVRLSPKSFKLADGSGLSHDNAVTPLVLVKVMNYMQEKSPYFEEYYESLSIPTVDGTLADRINHELATNIRAKTGSISGVISLSGYLKSRNGSNMMFAIICNGTNRKSVKAIEDRICKLLLEI